One Candidatus Eisenbacteria bacterium DNA segment encodes these proteins:
- a CDS encoding LamG-like jellyroll fold domain-containing protein: MFVRVVATSIVVLASIASAQDSGLDFAPSSGSPNNAYVTFGNPSALGLATFTLETWFNRQGTGISASTGSNGVTLVPLVTKGASEADGSNLDANYVLGISTTGNVLAADFEEGAGGPGPLGNNHPVVGVTSIQSNVWYHAAATYDGTTWRLYLNGELEAELAVGAPARSDSIQHAGLATMLTSTGTPNGFFDGRIDEARIWGTARTATQIRATMNVQNPSDPNLVARWGLGEGSGTTVGDSAGPAQNGTITGTNFAWTTGAPFDIAPCANATNTMLRFDGTNDYVTFGNAAELGLSMFTVETWFKREGTGTVGSTGSGGISTFVPLVSKGAPQADGAGCPTGDGRCDANYILGINTTGNVIAADFEDTATGGNHPLSGTTAIVNNNWHHAAVTFDGTTMRLYLDGNLEGSLVPGATPRFDSLQPAALAGMLTTTGTPATGAFAGLLDEVRIWNLARTQTQIQSTMSSQLTSGTGLVARWGLGENTGTTIADSVGSPATSGTLTNGPVWTASNALFDATATCDDGAFCTGADTCNGSQLRCATHAGNPCLGGPECNNVCNETLNNCAVTAGTPCTNDGNACTNDQCNGAGACTHPNNTAPCDDGDACTTVDVCAGGTCVGSTPPNCDDGDVCTDDGCNPASGCTHTNNTAPCSDGSACTVGDTCSGGSCVPGAPPNCDDGNVCTTDGCNPASGCTHTNNTSSCSDGSLCTVGDTCAGGVCVPGGSLNCDDGNPCTDDGCNPVSGCTHSNNTAPCTDGNACTASDACNGGVCVPGPPLNCNDSNGCTDDTCNPGSGCVNTNNTSPCNDGNACTTNDTCAGGSCVGGSPPDCNDLNVCTTDTCVPATGCQHTNNTASCSDGNACTVGDICGGGTCTAGASANCDDTNPCTADSCNPVSGCAHSPIAGCCNVDSQCADSDQCSTNERCVGHACLSDPVSCNDGNPCTDDSCNPVSGCVHVFNNAPCNDGNSCTTGDACNGGTCQGGPPPNCNDGNPCTTDSCTPTGGCTHTNNTLPCNDGLFCTVNDTCGGGSCTGSPRDCSAVGGECRIGQCNESLGQCVGPPEPDGTPCDDGNACTSGETCASGICTTGTPVVCDACEICEPSAGCQKGPRPTCRGPVLPLKGKIQISDRVPNAGDLVAWKLMKGDATTISEFRDPTMTNSYTLCIFDEDGGRLALSLVAPAGGTCGTGPCWKPISTIGYKYTDQARTPQGIAKVLLKSSLVRGGTTIHLKAKGDNIPPFALPLTAPVVVQLQSTNGPCWKTQHVGIGIQRNDPGQFKAKDD; the protein is encoded by the coding sequence ATGTTCGTGCGCGTCGTCGCAACTTCGATCGTCGTCCTCGCGAGCATCGCGTCGGCCCAGGATTCCGGTCTCGACTTCGCCCCGTCGTCCGGTTCGCCGAACAATGCCTACGTGACCTTCGGCAATCCGTCGGCGCTCGGGCTCGCCACCTTCACGCTGGAGACGTGGTTCAATCGGCAGGGCACGGGAATTTCCGCATCGACGGGCAGCAACGGGGTCACCCTGGTTCCGCTCGTAACCAAGGGCGCTTCGGAGGCCGACGGCTCCAACCTCGATGCGAACTACGTGCTCGGCATCAGCACGACCGGCAACGTGCTCGCCGCCGACTTCGAGGAAGGGGCCGGCGGGCCCGGCCCGCTCGGCAACAACCATCCCGTCGTCGGCGTCACATCGATCCAGAGCAACGTCTGGTATCACGCGGCCGCGACGTACGACGGCACCACCTGGCGTCTCTACCTGAACGGCGAGCTCGAAGCCGAGCTCGCGGTCGGTGCTCCTGCCCGCTCCGACAGCATTCAACACGCCGGTCTCGCGACGATGCTCACGTCGACCGGGACGCCGAACGGGTTCTTCGACGGGCGCATCGATGAAGCCCGCATCTGGGGAACGGCCAGGACCGCGACGCAGATCCGCGCCACGATGAACGTCCAGAACCCGTCGGATCCGAATCTGGTGGCACGCTGGGGACTCGGGGAGGGGTCCGGCACGACGGTGGGCGACTCCGCCGGACCCGCCCAGAACGGTACCATCACCGGGACGAACTTCGCCTGGACCACCGGCGCGCCGTTCGACATCGCGCCGTGCGCCAATGCCACCAACACGATGCTGCGCTTCGACGGGACGAACGACTACGTAACCTTCGGCAACGCCGCCGAGCTCGGGCTCTCGATGTTCACCGTCGAGACCTGGTTCAAGCGCGAAGGGACGGGCACCGTCGGCAGCACCGGAAGCGGCGGCATCTCGACCTTCGTGCCGCTGGTCTCCAAGGGTGCCCCCCAGGCCGACGGCGCCGGCTGCCCGACGGGTGACGGTCGCTGCGACGCGAACTACATCCTCGGGATCAACACGACGGGCAATGTGATCGCCGCCGACTTCGAGGACACGGCGACCGGCGGCAACCATCCCCTGTCCGGCACGACGGCGATCGTGAACAACAACTGGCACCACGCGGCCGTCACGTTCGACGGCACGACCATGCGCCTGTACCTCGACGGCAACCTCGAGGGATCGCTCGTTCCGGGTGCGACTCCGCGCTTCGACAGCCTGCAGCCTGCCGCCCTCGCCGGCATGCTGACGACGACCGGCACGCCTGCGACCGGCGCGTTCGCCGGCCTGCTCGACGAGGTGCGCATCTGGAACCTGGCGCGCACCCAGACCCAGATCCAGTCGACGATGTCGTCGCAGCTGACGTCGGGGACGGGCCTGGTGGCACGCTGGGGTCTCGGCGAGAACACGGGCACCACGATCGCCGACTCCGTCGGCAGCCCGGCCACCTCCGGGACGCTCACCAACGGGCCGGTGTGGACCGCGAGCAACGCGCTCTTCGATGCGACCGCGACGTGCGACGACGGCGCGTTCTGCACGGGAGCCGACACGTGCAACGGCAGCCAGCTGCGATGCGCGACCCACGCCGGGAATCCCTGCCTCGGCGGCCCGGAGTGCAACAACGTCTGCAACGAGACCCTCAACAACTGCGCCGTCACCGCCGGCACGCCGTGCACGAACGACGGCAACGCCTGCACCAACGACCAGTGCAACGGCGCGGGGGCGTGCACGCATCCGAACAACACGGCACCGTGCGACGACGGCGACGCCTGCACGACCGTCGACGTCTGCGCGGGCGGAACGTGCGTCGGCAGCACCCCACCCAACTGCGACGACGGCGACGTGTGTACCGACGACGGCTGCAATCCCGCGTCGGGGTGCACGCACACGAACAACACGGCGCCGTGCAGCGATGGCAGCGCCTGTACGGTGGGTGACACGTGCAGCGGCGGCAGCTGCGTGCCCGGCGCGCCGCCCAACTGCGACGACGGCAACGTCTGCACCACCGACGGCTGCAATCCCGCGTCGGGATGTACGCACACCAACAATACCTCCTCCTGCAGCGACGGCAGCCTCTGCACGGTGGGCGACACGTGCGCGGGCGGTGTCTGCGTCCCCGGTGGCTCCCTCAACTGCGACGACGGCAACCCGTGCACCGACGACGGCTGCAACCCGGTGTCGGGCTGCACGCACTCCAACAACACCGCCCCGTGCACCGACGGCAACGCCTGCACGGCGAGTGACGCATGCAACGGCGGCGTCTGCGTGCCCGGCCCCCCGCTCAACTGCAACGATTCGAACGGCTGCACCGACGACACGTGCAACCCCGGCTCGGGCTGCGTGAACACGAACAACACGAGCCCGTGCAACGACGGGAATGCGTGCACGACGAACGACACCTGCGCCGGGGGCTCGTGCGTCGGCGGGTCCCCGCCCGACTGCAACGACCTCAACGTCTGCACGACGGATACCTGCGTTCCCGCCACGGGATGCCAGCACACCAACAACACGGCCTCCTGCTCCGACGGCAACGCCTGCACGGTCGGCGATATCTGCGGCGGCGGGACCTGTACCGCCGGCGCGTCAGCCAACTGCGACGACACGAATCCCTGCACGGCCGACAGCTGCAACCCCGTCTCCGGCTGCGCACACTCGCCGATCGCCGGCTGCTGCAACGTCGACTCGCAATGTGCGGACAGCGACCAATGCAGCACCAACGAGCGGTGCGTCGGCCACGCCTGCCTCAGCGATCCGGTCTCGTGCAACGACGGCAACCCCTGTACCGACGACAGCTGCAACCCGGTGTCGGGTTGCGTGCACGTCTTCAACAACGCGCCGTGCAACGACGGCAACTCGTGCACGACCGGGGATGCCTGCAATGGCGGAACCTGTCAGGGTGGCCCGCCGCCGAACTGCAACGACGGGAACCCGTGCACCACCGACTCGTGTACGCCGACGGGCGGCTGCACGCACACGAACAACACGCTCCCCTGCAACGACGGCCTGTTCTGCACGGTGAACGACACGTGCGGCGGTGGGAGCTGCACCGGCAGCCCGCGCGACTGTAGCGCGGTCGGAGGCGAGTGCCGCATCGGCCAGTGCAACGAGAGCCTCGGGCAGTGCGTCGGGCCGCCGGAGCCCGATGGCACCCCGTGCGATGACGGCAATGCGTGCACCAGCGGCGAGACCTGCGCCAGCGGCATCTGCACGACCGGGACGCCCGTCGTCTGCGATGCGTGCGAGATCTGCGAGCCCAGCGCCGGCTGCCAGAAGGGGCCGCGTCCCACCTGTCGCGGTCCGGTGCTGCCGCTCAAGGGCAAGATCCAGATCTCCGACCGGGTTCCGAACGCCGGTGACCTGGTGGCGTGGAAGCTCATGAAGGGTGACGCCACGACCATCTCCGAGTTCCGCGATCCGACCATGACCAACTCCTACACGCTCTGCATCTTCGACGAGGACGGCGGTCGTCTCGCGCTCTCGCTCGTGG
- a CDS encoding LamG domain-containing protein, with protein MTSHVISSLRKLSATTALLIAIAAYPGVAGAQMALRLGPTNTTTYVTFGATSALGLATFTVETWFNRQGTGVATSTGSGGLASFVPLVTKGAAQGDASNVDADYVLGINTAGNVIAADFEEGGAGTSPGLNHPLSGVTPVVNNTWYHAAVTYDGTTLRLYLNGEVEAELVVGQPTRSDSIQHAALGTTLTSTGTPSGFFDGTLDEARIWNVARTQAQIRATINTQNPSDGTLVARWGLDETSGTTVNDSAGTPQNGTITGTSFSRVANAPFDILTCAGNASSMIRLDGVNDYVALGNPAELGLTSFTIETWFKREGVGVGNTTGAGGIGGTGGPPGSLVPLITKGAPEADGSNLDANYIFGINTTGNVLAADFEEGPGGPGPLGANHPIVGVTAITDNNWHHAAATYSTATRDWRLYLDGALEVSAIQGAGVVPRSDSLQPAALGTMLTSTSTRLGAFAGVLDEVRIWNVARTQAQIQADMSNQLTSGTGLVARWGLGEGTGTTAADSVAPASNGTLTNGPVWTASSSLFDATAACSDGAFCNGADTCSGIGANGLRCTTHAGDPCTAGAECNNVCNETLDNCAVTAGTPCTNDGNACTDDQCNGAGACTHPNNTAPCNDGSACTTVDVCAGGTCVGSIPPNCDDGNVCTTDGCNPASGCTHANNTVSCSDGSACTVGDTCSGGTCVAGPPPNCDDGNVCTTDGCNPASGCTHTNNTAPCSDGSVCTVGDTCAGGVCVPGGSLNCNDGNPCTDDSCNPVTGCVATNNTASCSDGNACTTGDVCSGGSCVGGPPLVCNDGNPCTDDSCNPATGCVATNNAASCSDGNVCTTGDVCSGGSCVGGPPLVCNDGNPCTDDQCNPTTGCFALNNAAPCDDGNACTTADTCAGGSCMPGAPLSCNDGNVCTDDGCNPASGCTHANNSAPCSDGSACTTGDLCAGGACVGGPPANCDDGNVCTDDACNPASGCTHANNSAPCNDGSQCTTADTCAGGACVGGPPPDCNDGNVCTDDACNPASGCTHTNNTASCDDANGCTSNDACAGGTCQGGPPTVCDDGNACTADSCSSPSGCQHTAIAGCCNTNAQCADTDLCTTNERCVAHACVSDPVSCNDGNPCTDDGCNPPSGCLHVPNNLPCSDGDACTTADACSGGACIGGPPPNCNDGNPCTDDACNPAGGCTHTNNTAPCSDGSFCTTGDTCSAGSCVGGPPSNCNDGNPCTDDACNPSSGCTHTNNALPCSDGAFCTVGDVCAGGACTGTPRDCNSAGDQCHTGTCDEGLDQCVGPAKPNGSPCNDGDVCTTGETCTSGSCGGGTPTVCAACETCDATGGCQVGPRTDCRASIQASSSKLAIYDKTPDTALVSWKWSKGDATSVEDLGDPLVTTDYTLCIFDQNGLAVRATAPAGDDCGAKPCWKALGLIGFKYSDKDRTPEGVLKLLLKSGDSGRAKARIKAKGSNIPIMALPLAPPVTAQLQAAGNACLESTHSASSILRNEDTVFKAKSD; from the coding sequence ATGACAAGTCACGTTATCTCGTCCCTCCGAAAGCTCTCTGCGACCACCGCCCTGCTGATCGCGATCGCCGCCTACCCCGGCGTCGCCGGCGCCCAGATGGCGCTGCGCCTCGGGCCGACCAACACGACGACGTACGTCACGTTCGGTGCGACCTCGGCGCTGGGGCTCGCCACGTTCACGGTCGAGACGTGGTTCAATCGACAGGGGACGGGTGTCGCGACGTCGACGGGAAGCGGCGGACTCGCCTCCTTCGTTCCGCTCGTGACCAAGGGGGCCGCGCAGGGCGACGCGAGCAACGTCGACGCCGACTACGTGCTCGGCATCAACACCGCCGGCAACGTCATCGCGGCGGACTTCGAAGAGGGCGGCGCCGGGACCTCGCCGGGGTTGAACCACCCGCTCTCGGGCGTCACGCCCGTCGTCAACAATACCTGGTACCACGCGGCGGTCACCTACGACGGCACCACGCTGCGCCTCTACTTGAACGGCGAGGTCGAAGCCGAGCTGGTGGTCGGCCAGCCGACGCGGTCCGACAGCATCCAGCATGCGGCGCTCGGCACCACGCTCACGTCGACCGGAACGCCGAGCGGTTTCTTCGACGGCACGCTCGACGAGGCCCGGATCTGGAACGTCGCGCGCACGCAGGCGCAGATCCGCGCGACCATCAATACCCAGAATCCGTCGGATGGCACGCTGGTCGCGCGGTGGGGCCTCGACGAGACGTCCGGAACGACCGTCAACGATTCGGCCGGAACCCCGCAGAACGGCACCATCACCGGCACGAGCTTCAGCCGGGTTGCGAATGCGCCGTTCGACATCCTCACCTGCGCCGGCAACGCGAGCTCGATGATCCGCCTGGACGGCGTCAACGACTACGTCGCCCTCGGCAACCCCGCCGAGCTCGGCCTCACGAGCTTCACGATCGAAACCTGGTTCAAACGGGAAGGTGTCGGCGTCGGCAACACCACGGGGGCTGGAGGCATCGGTGGAACCGGAGGCCCGCCCGGCTCCCTGGTCCCGCTCATCACCAAGGGGGCACCCGAGGCCGACGGCTCGAACCTCGACGCCAACTACATCTTCGGCATCAACACGACGGGCAACGTGCTCGCCGCCGACTTCGAGGAAGGGCCCGGGGGGCCCGGCCCGCTCGGCGCGAACCATCCGATCGTCGGCGTGACCGCCATCACCGACAACAACTGGCATCATGCCGCCGCGACCTACAGCACCGCGACGCGCGACTGGCGTCTCTATCTCGACGGCGCGCTCGAAGTCTCCGCGATCCAGGGGGCGGGTGTGGTCCCCCGCTCGGACAGCCTCCAGCCGGCCGCGCTCGGCACCATGCTCACCTCGACGAGCACGCGACTCGGCGCGTTCGCGGGCGTGCTCGACGAAGTCCGGATCTGGAACGTCGCCCGGACCCAGGCGCAGATCCAGGCCGACATGTCGAACCAGCTCACCTCCGGAACGGGGCTCGTGGCGCGCTGGGGGCTCGGCGAGGGGACCGGAACGACGGCCGCGGACTCCGTCGCGCCGGCATCGAACGGCACGCTGACGAACGGGCCGGTCTGGACCGCCAGCAGCTCGCTCTTCGACGCCACCGCCGCGTGCAGCGACGGCGCATTCTGCAACGGCGCCGACACCTGCAGCGGCATCGGAGCCAACGGACTCCGCTGCACGACGCACGCCGGCGATCCCTGCACCGCAGGCGCGGAGTGCAACAACGTCTGCAACGAGACCCTCGACAACTGCGCCGTCACCGCCGGCACGCCGTGCACGAACGACGGCAACGCCTGCACCGACGACCAGTGCAACGGCGCGGGGGCCTGCACGCATCCGAACAACACGGCGCCCTGCAACGACGGCAGCGCCTGCACGACCGTCGACGTCTGCGCGGGCGGAACGTGCGTCGGCAGCATTCCGCCCAACTGCGACGACGGCAACGTCTGCACCACCGACGGCTGCAACCCCGCGTCCGGGTGCACGCATGCCAACAACACGGTCTCGTGCAGCGACGGCAGCGCCTGTACGGTGGGTGACACGTGCAGCGGCGGCACCTGCGTTGCCGGCCCGCCGCCGAACTGCGACGACGGCAACGTCTGCACCACCGACGGCTGCAACCCCGCGTCGGGGTGCACGCACACCAACAACACGGCACCGTGCAGCGACGGCAGCGTCTGCACGGTGGGCGACACGTGCGCGGGTGGCGTCTGCGTCCCCGGTGGCTCCCTCAACTGCAACGACGGCAACCCCTGCACCGACGACTCCTGCAACCCCGTGACCGGCTGCGTCGCCACCAACAACACCGCCTCCTGCTCGGACGGCAACGCCTGCACCACCGGCGACGTCTGTAGCGGCGGCTCCTGCGTGGGCGGGCCTCCCCTCGTGTGCAACGACGGCAACCCCTGCACCGACGATTCCTGCAACCCCGCCACCGGCTGCGTCGCCACCAACAACGCCGCGTCCTGCTCGGACGGCAACGTCTGCACCACCGGCGACGTCTGTAGCGGCGGCTCCTGCGTCGGCGGGCCTCCGCTCGTCTGCAACGACGGCAACCCCTGCACCGACGATCAGTGCAATCCCACGACCGGCTGCTTCGCCCTCAACAACGCCGCCCCGTGCGACGACGGCAATGCCTGCACGACCGCCGACACGTGTGCAGGCGGCTCGTGCATGCCCGGCGCTCCGCTCTCCTGCAACGACGGGAACGTCTGCACGGACGACGGCTGCAACCCCGCGTCGGGGTGCACGCATGCCAACAACTCCGCTCCATGCAGCGACGGCAGCGCCTGCACGACGGGCGACCTTTGCGCGGGCGGTGCGTGCGTCGGTGGGCCGCCGGCCAACTGCGACGACGGGAACGTCTGCACCGACGACGCCTGCAACCCCGCATCGGGGTGCACGCATGCCAACAACTCGGCTCCGTGCAACGACGGCAGCCAGTGCACGACGGCCGATACCTGCGCCGGCGGCGCCTGCGTCGGCGGGCCTCCACCCGACTGCAACGACGGCAACGTCTGCACCGACGATGCCTGCAATCCCGCATCGGGGTGCACGCACACGAACAACACCGCGTCGTGTGACGACGCCAATGGCTGCACGTCGAACGATGCGTGCGCCGGCGGCACCTGCCAGGGTGGCCCGCCGACCGTCTGCGACGATGGCAACGCCTGCACGGCCGACTCCTGTTCGAGCCCGAGCGGCTGCCAGCACACGGCGATCGCCGGCTGCTGCAACACGAACGCGCAGTGCGCAGATACCGACCTGTGCACGACGAACGAACGATGCGTGGCGCACGCCTGCGTCAGCGACCCCGTGAGCTGCAACGACGGCAACCCGTGCACCGACGACGGCTGCAACCCGCCGAGCGGATGCCTGCACGTCCCCAACAACCTTCCGTGCAGCGACGGCGACGCGTGCACGACGGCCGATGCCTGCAGCGGAGGAGCCTGCATCGGAGGTCCGCCGCCCAATTGCAACGACGGCAACCCGTGTACCGACGATGCCTGCAACCCCGCTGGCGGCTGTACGCACACCAACAATACGGCGCCCTGCAGCGACGGGTCGTTCTGCACGACGGGCGACACCTGCAGCGCAGGGAGCTGCGTCGGCGGCCCGCCATCCAACTGCAACGACGGCAATCCGTGCACCGATGACGCGTGCAATCCGTCGTCCGGCTGCACGCACACGAACAACGCCCTGCCCTGCAGCGACGGCGCGTTCTGCACCGTCGGCGACGTCTGCGCGGGCGGCGCGTGCACCGGCACGCCCCGCGACTGCAATTCGGCCGGCGATCAGTGCCACACCGGCACGTGCGACGAGGGGCTCGACCAGTGCGTCGGACCGGCCAAGCCGAACGGGAGCCCGTGCAACGACGGAGACGTGTGCACGACCGGGGAAACGTGCACGAGCGGATCCTGTGGCGGCGGCACGCCAACGGTCTGCGCCGCCTGCGAGACGTGCGACGCCACCGGCGGCTGCCAAGTCGGGCCACGGACCGACTGTCGGGCGTCGATCCAGGCATCCTCGAGCAAGCTCGCCATCTACGACAAGACGCCCGACACGGCTCTGGTGTCGTGGAAGTGGTCCAAGGGAGACGCGACGTCGGTCGAGGATCTCGGAGACCCCCTCGTGACCACGGACTACACGCTGTGCATCTTCGACCAGAACGGGCTGGCGGTCCGGGCGACGGCGCCCGCCGGCGACGACTGCGGGGCGAAGCCGTGCTGGAAGGCGCTCGGCCTCATCGGCTTCAAGTATTCGGACAAGGACCGGACGCCCGAGGGCGTTCTCAAGCTGCTCCTCAAGTCGGGGGACTCCGGCCGGGCGAAGGCCCGCATCAAGGCGAAGGGCTCCAACATTCCGATCATGGCGCTCCCGCTGGCACCACCCGTGACGGCGCAGCTCCAGGCCGCCGGCAACGCCTGCCTGGAGAGCACGCACAGCGCGAGCAGCATCCTCCGCAACGAGGACACCGTGTTCAAGGCGAAGAGCGACTGA